TTTGGCGAAGAAGTGCAGTATTACGCCGACGCGTATCCGGAAACCAAACTCTCATCATTTAAGGCGGATTAGGAATGGATCATGGTTTTTTCCGGGTGATTAGTCCGGCCCGGTTTTGTGAATTGCTGCGCGGTGTTGCGCCCGTGGACTCCGAAATCTGTCCCTTGGAGGACTGTCTGGGCCGCGTCCTGGCTGAGGACATTCTGTCCGCCGAAGACATCCCCGCCCTGAATCGCTCCTGCATGGACGGTTACGCCGTGCGTGCGGCAGATACTTTTGGCGCGAGCGAAGGCAATCCCGCCTACGTGGAGCTTGCCCGCAGCGCGGCCATCGATGAAATCGTCAGCCGCCCTCTGAACTCCGGGGAATGCATGGGCATCGCCACCGGCGGGAGCCTGCCGCCCGGCGCGGACGCCGTGATCATGGTCGAGCATACCCAGATGCTTGGGGATACGACCGTTGAGATCCGCAAGACCGTGACCCCCGGCGAAAATGTCATGCTGCGGGGCGAGGATGTGGCTCAGGGGCAGGTGGCCGTGCCTGCCGGTCGGCGTCTGCGTCCGCAGGATGTGGGGCTCATGGCCGCTATCGGCTGCCTTTCGGCAAAAGTTTTTCGTCAGCCCCGGTGCGGCATTGTCTCTACGGGCGACGAACTGGTTCCTGTCGACCGCTCGCCCAGACCCGGGCAAATCCGGGACGTCAACTCCCACACCCTGGCCTGCATGGCCCGGCAGGCGGGGGCCCTGGCCTGTGCTCACGGGTTGGTCCCCGATGTGCGCGAAGCACTGCGGGAGGCCCTGGCCCAAAGTCTGGAAAAGAATGATGTGGTCTTCATCTCCGGCGGCAGCTCCATCGGGACGCGGGATCTGACCATAGACGTCCTGGAATCCTTTGCGGACAGCGAAATTCTGGCCCACGGCGTGTCCATCAGTCCCGGCAAGCCGACCATTCTTGCCCGCGTCGGGGGCAAGCCGGTGCTTGGGCTCCCCGGTCAGGTCACTTCCGCCCAGATCGTCATGCTGGTCTTTGGGCAGCCGCTTCTGGTGCATCTGGGGGGCGATGCGGGAGCCTTCGATCCTGGACGCATGATCATGCGTCCGGCCAAGCTCGGGACAAATCTGTCCTCCAAACCCGGCCGCGAAGATTATGTGCGGGTGCGGCTTGAAGAGCGGGACGGGGAGTGCGTGGCCATGCCCCGGCTCGGCAAGTCGGGGCTGCTGCGGACCATGCTTGATGCCGACGGGCTGGTGCGGCTGCCTGCCTCCCTGGAAGGCATGAGGGCCGGGCAGGACGTGGATGTCTGGATATTCTAACCTGTGAAAGAACAATGAAAAAAAGAAATATATACTTAAAGACGTTGCCTGTCTCTGAAGCCCTGCGGCTGACCATGGAAGCCCTTGACCGGGACCGGCTGGTCGGTCGGGAAACAATCCCCTCGCACCAGGCCTGCGGCCGGGTCACGGCGCAGGCGG
This DNA window, taken from Desulfomicrobium sp. ZS1, encodes the following:
- the glp gene encoding gephyrin-like molybdotransferase Glp, translating into MDHGFFRVISPARFCELLRGVAPVDSEICPLEDCLGRVLAEDILSAEDIPALNRSCMDGYAVRAADTFGASEGNPAYVELARSAAIDEIVSRPLNSGECMGIATGGSLPPGADAVIMVEHTQMLGDTTVEIRKTVTPGENVMLRGEDVAQGQVAVPAGRRLRPQDVGLMAAIGCLSAKVFRQPRCGIVSTGDELVPVDRSPRPGQIRDVNSHTLACMARQAGALACAHGLVPDVREALREALAQSLEKNDVVFISGGSSIGTRDLTIDVLESFADSEILAHGVSISPGKPTILARVGGKPVLGLPGQVTSAQIVMLVFGQPLLVHLGGDAGAFDPGRMIMRPAKLGTNLSSKPGREDYVRVRLEERDGECVAMPRLGKSGLLRTMLDADGLVRLPASLEGMRAGQDVDVWIF